A window of Nicotiana sylvestris chromosome 8, ASM39365v2, whole genome shotgun sequence genomic DNA:
tgaccttacgtcacttcgaaaggtttagaacgtgattctatgagtccaacatgcattatatatGTATTTACTTTAATCTACCGAGCCACgttatagtcggccgggtacggcacctattgtgcaaccaatgATCAGTTGGGTTAACggctccacatggccgggtacgattctaccgagccttatgatggccgggtacatttttaccgagtcctctttgaggccgggtacgatatgatgatgatgatgcccacaaaggcgtatgtttttaaaagtttatgtatatatatgaattatgtatttcatgtcagtatcccctagaggcactcagatgttacaggttgtatcttctctatctctctttacattaatgttcttgtttatgttttcctgccttacatactcggtactttatttgtactgacgtcccttttgcctggggacgctgcgtttcatgcccgcaggtcccgattgataggttgacagtcttcCTAGTagtctatcagctcagcggaggtgttggtgaactccacttgctccgaagttgcctatttggtcagtatgctttggatatgtattgattggtatggagggccctgtcccgacctttatgattttatgtactcttagaggcttgtagacagatgttaggtttatggatacttgtatggccttgttgacctatgtgttgagtttacaaatggtcatgtcggccttataggcccgtatgtcacatgtataagtttgtatatcatgttgggtcatcatatgttgagtattcccttacgTTTTATTCTttttatctcatgacgggtttctgCCTCATTTATGCAAGATactataataagaaagatatattatattggtacttggttgagtaaggcaccgggtgcccgtcgcggcccttcggtttgggtcgtgacactcgagccaccttctctatctcaaatttaattctttttgcttgaaaatgtactggAGGCTTTTGTGATCTGTAAACACTTCAGAATGATCGCCGTAAAGGTAATATCGCCATATTTTTAATGCAAACACTACTTCTTCAAGCTCCAAGTCGTGTGTGGGGTAGTTCTTTTTATGATTCTTTAACTGcctggaagcataagcaataacttttccattttgcataagaacacaaccaatgcccactctggaggcatcacaatacactgtgaacCCACCCGAACTTGTCGGCAAAAGTTAACACGAGTGCAGTGGTCAACCTCTTTtttaactcttgaaaactctgctcacaagcgtctgaccattggaacttaactgctttctgagtcaacttagttaatggagctgcaagtgaggaaaacccctctacaaaccttctatagtagccaGCTAACCCCAAAAAACTCCTGATTTTGGTTGGCGTTGTcggcctaggccagttcttgactgcttctgtcttctgagggtctacttttatgccttcactagataccacatggcctaagaatgccacttaCTACATcgagaactcacattttgaaaacttggcataaagctcattCTCCTTCATGGTCTACAAGGTTATTTTGAGGTGTTCTGCATGATCTTCCTTGCTCTTAGAGTATATCAAAATACCATCTATAAACACTATAATAAAGGTATCTAGGAATGGCTTGAAAACTCTGTTCATGAGGTCCATGAATGCAGCTgaagcatttgtcaacccaaaggACATTACTAGAAATTCATAGTGCCCGTAGCGAGTTCTAAAGGTTGTTTTAGATATATCTTCTTCCCTGATTCTCAATtgatggtaccccgacctcaagtctatttttgaaaactactttgcaccctgaagttgatcaaataaatcatcaattcttggcagtGGGTAATTGTTCTTAATtataactttattcaactgccgatagtgAACGCACATTATGAGGGACCCATCTTTCTTCATGACAAACAGGACCAGGGCACCCCATGGTGAAACAGTCGGCCTGATGAAGCCCTTGTCAAGAAGGTCTTTCAACTGCTATCCCAACTTATTAAGTTCTGCTGGAGCCATCCTATAAGGAggtatagatatgggctgagtgcctggcatgaGATCAATACCAAAGTCTATGATTCATTCAGGAGGAAGTCCGGGAAGGTCATCTGAGAAAACTTCTAGAaattctctaacaactagcacagactgaagagctggtggttctgattttggattaATGATGTGTGCCAAATAGGCGAGACACCCCTTACCGATCATTCGTtgtgccttaaggtaagaaataaacttacctacaagCGATACTGAACTACCCTTCCATTCTAAGACCTCTTTatttggaaattggaacctgactatcttggcgtgacaatctaacatggcatagcaggaagacaaccaatccatacccatgatcacatcaaaatccaccatttctaaCTCTATGAGATCGGCTTTGGTGTTGCGACCTTGGAATAAAACTATACAACCTCTATAGACTCTGGTGACTTTCACTGACTCGCCAACTGGATTAGATACTAGGAATGGCTCACTAAGTTGTTCGGGTTCTAGTCCGAGGTTAACTACAAAGTATGGAGTCACATATGAAAACGTTGAACCTGGATCCATTATGGCATAAGAATTATGTGAGCAGACTAAAAGTATACCTGTAATAAATTTTGCAGATGCCTCTACACTTTGACAATCAAGTGTAGCAAACAAACGGGGTTGTCCTCCTCCCCGAGTAACTCGATCTGCACCTCTGCATGTCCTATGCCCGACCTGATTATGAGAACCACGAGCCTGGGATGGTGCAACTGTAGTAGCTGAGGAACTAGAAGGACGAGTTGATCCACCACTGAAATTAAGTCGCAACTTTGGGTAGTTGGCCTTTATATGACCAATGTCTCCACAATGATCGCAACCATAAAACCCGAGCTTGCACTGACCTGAATGTTTCCGCTTATATGTTCCACAAAGACCTTGTTGGTGTGAATGTTGCTCAGCATGACTCTGGctatgtgaggatgatgtcctaaaaTTATGATCCTGGCGAGACTAATTTCCATAACTGTGAGTACGTCTGAAAGAAGACCCACCACCTGACTGATGACTGGATTGAGCTGGTACTAATGACTCTTTATTAGAGGAATCCCTTTCACCTCCGCTGGATGTACCATTAAACCTGCCTGTTGTCCGGGCTTTCTTATtatgctctttttcttctctcctttgtTGTCTGTCTTTTTCTAAGTGCTTGGCAAATCCCACAACAGAGGAGAAGGCTATCATCCCTACTGTTGCAACTGATGTCGTATTCTTAATGTGGTAAGCTAAACCGCCAACAAACCTGCGAATCTTTGCTTTGTTCTGTCTTAACCATGTGATGAGCATGCTTAGCTAACCTTATTAATTCCATGTAGTACTCTTGAACACTTTTATTCCCTTACTTGAGTTGTTCGAAATCTGTAGACTTAGCGTCCCTATCCTCTTCTGGGATAAAGTTAGCCATGAAggcctcttcaaattcttcccaagtaAGCGAACCATCATCTTTATCTCTTTCTttttcccacatctcaaaccaagcgCCAGCCACATCTCTAAGCTGGTAAGCAACCAGCTCCACAGCTttatcatcaaatgctttcattgCTCGGAGGGCTTTCTTCACACCCTCCAGCCACAACATTGGATCTTCAACAACTATAGAACCATGGAACACTGGAGGACTTAACCTCAAAAATTCATTCACTCTTGAGGACTCAAAATTGTTCTGTCTATTTGATTGAGCTGGAATCTCATCTCTTCTCTCGTTCTGGTTGGCCATGAAGGCTTGAAATATCTCCATAGCATTGTTGATTGCATTAAACATCTGACTCACCTCTAGAGATATAGTTGTCTGAGCCGGAGCTACTATTGGGGGCAGCACTGGATCCTGAGGTACTGGATCATCATGTTCCACCCCTTCTTCATGTTCAACCCGGGGTACTTGAACCCCCTTTGTGGATTTACCCTTCATTTTATGAGTTGGAGCCTTTTTAGTTCTGCCTTAAGCCACAATAGTAGCAATAGTTCCTTGAGCAGCATCCTGTGGGTTGGTGTCAGAGTTGCGAGTACGAGCCATTTATGCGAGTTTTGGAGaaaatataatataatttatTAGAGGCAGACTCTACTGTACGATCTAAAGTATGAAAAAAATGAGACTTTTCCTAAATGCTTGTAGCCTCTTGTTTATAAGTATGGTGTGCttcatacccataaacaagactctactaataCAACTTTATAGACCCCTAGGACTCCATAAAcctgaggctctgataccaagtttgtcacggcccattttctgaacaagccgggaccggcactcgatcactaaacatgaccgagcgaaccatctctacttatcaaatctattataactccaaactttatatgcGACAAGACAATACTCTAACtaaatacttttgattaatttaaacatttaaacaaatCAACTCCTAAACTTTATTCGTAGTAACTACTGaattactgctaagttattatcaaaaacatctgaatcttaacccaacgactatgtctatgaagcctctactgataaactgacgcactgttcaggacatgagatttcctggccagttctctaagtaaacaaagaaatgactaaataaagatgactcaaaggaatactccacgaacaaaagcggagctcaccaatagcactggaagagaaggaagtccGAACTCGTAGCTTGCTCGCCTGCAAAatcggttcctacgttgtaccgcagaccaacgtaggttcccaaaagagaacgtcagtaccatccattgtactcagtgagtctcaacaacagggggcGAAACTTTACtaacatatacattacgagcaaatgttctaaatgcatgtaaaacataaaacttataagaataattctaaaataattgcatactAGCAGTTTATGAacattctaaaagaaattcttttctttttctttcttataaaaaaaatacttcactttatattttgggagttccaactatcctgacttaattctgtctcagtcaccgtgtgatcggcacaggttcgatcccaacctgatcgaataggcccaatccacgaggtgccactcgcttcatggttctcagcgctcatgtatcataccttagcatggctaagtaatttctcagcaacgagaccctcggctcgtgtgctccctactttggcacaagtagtttcaggaagtcaacgccttggtcaggacccttggcctggacgatgaccccttctcagaataaatgatactcccaaaaatattttctttttacttcttcttgtgacttttcaagtccaaatcttttctttttggaaCATCTTGTACATGCTCGGGCTGGTACccttaaatgtaaagcatggcataagaatgaaataaacatctaaaagtatttctaaagattcttgcttcttcataaattttcaacatgaaaatagctTATAAGAATAacaaaaaaatctgaaaatttatgcatgtatatcataataaattatctaaacttttgctagaaaaattctaagttaataggtactcactcgctccaattaagtaaatataaactcttttaagcaattcatcaaacaccttgtatgcgtgTTTTGTGAGTTAAACACTTTtgtaaagggttatatcaactcacctcaaaacttctcgagcTAATACGTAGGCCTCAGTCCAATAGACACCagtcaaacaatcgattctacaacaatcagtgcattttaatcaattttaaagtttcACACCTAAACACGAAATTTATTGTTGATATAAAGGAAGGAGGGAATTAACTATTCGATTCTTACCTATTACTATTGTCGGATAATTGACAATAAAATTTTTTATATACATGAGTTCAAGAATTAGTGATTCGTAATGAACAGTGGCGGAGGTAGAGATTCGGGACCGGGTTCGGTCGAGCCCAATAACTTTAATCCAAACCCTGTGTTTGTCTTACAAAAtccattgaatatgtataaatgATTAATATAGAACCAACTAACTTTTAACAATTAGAATCCTGAACCCATAAATTTGAAACTCTGGCTCTGCCTCTAGTAATAAAACCTAGAATCTTCCGTGAGTATTTTGTTGTAAAGCCGCTGCTGTTTCTTGGCAAACAGAACGTGGAGTTATGTTCTTTTTTGTTCCTAAAGCTTATGCCCTTTTCATGCCAAAAAGCCCTCTATGGGCTTGGCTTGCACgccctttttcttttgcttttttttttttttgacttaattagtaattaataatatccatttttaataattaacaacactaaaattattaatattttccTAATTGTATATTCaattatttaagtgtgtgtgtctatatatatatatatatatatatatatatatatatatatatatatatatatatatttcactataggcaagataaaaataatagtaataataataatttagttctataATTAGCATATCTTAAAACTTATATAAATTTGAGAAATGTTACATTAACATACGATTACGCATATTGTTTAGAGGTTTTTgtattaagttattttataaaaGGTGTTATTTCCCGAAATGAattattttctattttctttcaacacaaaagaaaaaagtatttttattttaacaacACTCCGAAATAATTATACTGcataaagaacaaaaaaaagaggaaataaCAGAAAGAGCACTTAATTAGATAACCAACTACGCCAACTTTAGTTTGACAGGAAAAacctacaaaacaaaaaaaaagaagaaaagaaaacactgTCTTCTACCTAATAAATAAGTTTAACATCAATTTGGTTATCTGATTCAATGTATTATTAtcgggagaaattaaaaaatagtcagatttacaagtggtcatttaaaaatagccataatttcaaaagtaatcaaaatttagtcattttcatgtaaaaataaatctgaacgaaaatattgttcaaaatccggacaaatactccagtataatatacttgaCTTCCATCATAAATATACTGAATtttcagtataatataccagtccaacataatatgctgcaagttcatacataggtgctccaatctccaatacattatgctgaaacttttcgcgtgttggagttccaacatatttaagttcatacacaggtgcaccgatctccagtatattatgctgaaacttttcatgttgcagcaaaatagtggttatttttcactGACTTTGCAAACGCGATCTGAAAACTGGTTAGTTCatgctatttttactttattatcgacttaattatttttaagtcaataaaatattattatactCTTTACGAGAGAATGACAGGTTCTGACTGAGTTATTATACATGAGTTTTTAAGTAATATACTCTAATTGAAATACTATTTCGCCTCTTGATTTCCCCATTATAattctcttcctcttcctccaATCATTCACCTTCTCTCTCTGCCTCATCAATGGCTTTATCTCAAAAGTCACAACTCTTGTTTTGCTCtctcctcttcatcttcttctcccAATCTCTGTCCTTCAATCGTAGCCGTCCAAATAAAGATGATGATATCCATGATCTCCTTCCTTCCTACAACCTTCCAAAGGGACTTCTCCCAAACAATGTGAAATCCTACACTCTTTCTCCTAAAGACAATTCCTTTACAGTCCAACTCACACACCCTTGTTATGTACAGTTCCAAGATCAACTTGTTTACTACCAAAAAGAAATCAGAGGGAAAATGAGTTATGGACAGGTTTCTGATGTCTCTGGAATCCAAGCTAAGAAGTTGTTCGTGTGGGTCCCTGTAACAGGGATTAATGTTGATGAGGAGTCTCATATGATTGAATTCCATGTTGGGTTTTTGTCTGAGAAGTTGCCTGCTAAGGATTTTGAGACTATTCCCACTTGTAAGAATAAGGGGTGCCAAGATTCTCTCCTTTCTTCAATATGATGAGGTCAAAGTTCTTATCTTTATACTCCATATATTTCAATTTATATATCTTactttatatttgtttaatagAGATGTAACTTTTATTTTATGTGTCTTactttatatttgtttaataaaGAATGTCACTTACTATTCCCACCTGTAAGAATAAGGGGAGTTGTCTTTCTCCCAAACACAACTCCTTTACCATTGAACTCACACGGCCATGTTATATATATAGTTCAAAAATTGGTCCCAAGGGTTTTGGTCTAGTGGTAAGGGTGCATCGCGTGATGTGTAGTTTAGGCGCACGTCACGAGTTCGAACCGCTACAAACAAAGCTTGTTATGTATTTAAGTTGATAAGGGTAGGGAGGCGGGCCCATCATCCACCGACTTTTGAACATGTACCAGCCGGCCCTCTGAGATTTTTGGGTTATCAAATATCATCCTTTTTACTGAACAAAATTGTTATACCAACTCCCAGTATTCTTGTGTTGTATGCCTCAAGTTACCCAACCTTCTGTGTATGAGTGGTTCAACTATGGGAGGGCTAACTGATGAGTCTACCTTTAAGATAGTTGAAGCTTGAAGACTATATTTGCGAAGGAGAATTAAGTACAAGGCTATGCTTAAGTTATTGAAGATACATTTTGATGGAAAGAACCAGAAGGAAAGGAGAGGAGACTAATGATAATACTACCAAGTTTTTGTGCTTAAAATATGTTATCATTGCTTTTTCTTTTCGTCCCTTTCCCGACAACAACAACAGCATCCccgtgtaatcccacaagtggggtctggggagggtacgATGTACGCAGGCTTACCCCTACCCGGGAAGGACAGAGAGactgtttctgatagaccctcggctaaagaagatGGAAGAAGCGTTAATAGCAATTCATAGCAAGACAATATATTTATAAAACTAAATTGAAGATAACAATAAAAAATATGAAAGGAGTACCGATAGCAAGACAATATATTTAGAGAACTAAATCCGAGGGTCTGATAGCAATAGAGAATATGAATGGAGCACCGATAGCA
This region includes:
- the LOC138876162 gene encoding uncharacterized protein, translating into MLITWLRQNKAKIRRFVGGLAYHIKNTTSVATVGMIAFSSVVGFAKHLEKDRQQRREEKEHNKKARTTGRFNGTSSGGERDSSNKESLVPAQSSHQSGGGSSFRRQCKLGFYGCDHCGDIGHIKANYPKLRLNFSGGSTRPSSSSATTVAPSQARGSHNQVGHRTCRGADRVTRGGGQPRLFATLDCQSVEASAKFITGILLVCSHNSYAIMDPGSTFSYVTPYFVVNLGLEPEQLSEPFLVSNPVGESVKVTRVYRGCIVLFQGRNTKADLIELEMVDFDVIMGMDWLSSCYAMLDCHAKIVRFQFPNKEVLEWKGSSVSLVGKFISYLKAQRMIGKGCLAYLAHIINPKSEPPALQSVLVVREFLEVFSDDLPGLPPE
- the LOC104220124 gene encoding uncharacterized protein is translated as MALSQKSQLLFCSLLFIFFSQSLSFNRSRPNKDDDIHDLLPSYNLPKGLLPNNVKSYTLSPKDNSFTVQLTHPCYVQFQDQLVYYQKEIRGKMSYGQVSDVSGIQAKKLFVWVPVTGINVDEESHMIEFHVGFLSEKLPAKDFETIPTCKNKGCQDSLLSSI